TCATGACCATGCTCACCCCCCGTACCCCGACCAAGCTCGCACCGCCGGGCAAGGCGCGCCGCGAGCGCAAGGCCGCCGAGCTGGAGTCCCGTACCCGGCTCGTCGGCGAGCGCCTCGCCGAGACCAGCGCCCGCCCGGGCGTGCGGGTCCTGCAGGACGTGGACTCGTCCCTGGGCGGCCTCACCCACGCCGAGGCCGCGCTGCGCCTGGAGCGCCACGGCACGAACACCGTCGCCCAGGAGCGCACCCCCCTCTGGTTCGTCCAGCTGGGGAAGGCGTACTGGAACCCCTTCATCGGCGTCCTGATGTTCCTGGCCGCCGTCATGTACTGGCAGGACCCCGGGGACCCGGGCGTCGTCATCCTCTCCGTGATGGTGGGGATCAGCGGACTGCTGCGCTTCTGGCAGGAGTACCGCTCGGGCCGGGCGGCCGACGCGCTGAAGAAGCTCGTCACCACCACCTGCGCGGTGCAGCGCCGGGCCGGCAGCGGTTCCGAGCCGACCACCTTCGAGGTTCCGATGGACCGGGTGGTCCCGGGCGACGTGGTCAAGCTGGCCGCCGGCGACCTGATCCCGGCCGATCTGCGGCTGATCAGGTCCAAGGACCTGATGGTCAGCCAGGCCGCCCTGTCCGGCGAGTCCCTGCCGGTCGCCAAGGCCGACACCCTCCCTAACGACCTCGGCCGGCAGGAGAGCACGGACCCGGTGGAGGCCGACAACCTCTGCCTGATGGGGACCTCGGTCACCTCCGGCACCGCCACCGGAGTGGTCGTCGCCACCGGCGCCGACACCTACTTCGGCTCGATGGCCGGCTCTCTCGTCGGCGAGCGCCCGCAGACCAACTTCGACAACGGCGTGCGCAAGGTCAGCTTCCTGCTGATCCGCTTCATGCTGGTCATGGTCCCGGTCGTGTTCATGATCAACGGCTTGACCAAGGGCGACTGGAACGAGGCCTTCCTCTACGCCATCGCCGTCGCGGTCGGTCTGACGCCCGAGATGCTCCCCATGGTCGTCTCCGCCAACCTGGCGCGCGGCGCGGTCGCCATGTCCAAGCGCAAGGTGGTCGTCAAGCGGCTCAACGCGATCCAGAACCTGGGCGCGATGGACGTGCTCTGCACGGACAAGACCGGCACCCTCACCGAGGACCGGATCGTCCTGGACCGCTACCTGGACGTGCACGGCGACGAGGACCTGGAGGTCCTGGAGTACGGCTACCTCAACTCGCACTTCCAGACGGGCCTGAGAAACCTGATGGACCAGGCGGTCATCGACCGCGTCAACGAGGCCGAGGAGGTTGTCGTCGACGCACGGTTCTCGATGGTCGACGAGATCCCCTTCGACTTCGCCCGGCGCCGGATGTCCGTGGTCCTCAACCGCAACTCCCTGGTGGGCGGCCCGGGCCGGCCCGAGCACGTCATGATCACCAAGGGTGCGGTCGAGGAGGTCCTGGACCTCTGCACGCACATCACCGACCGCGGCGAGAAGGTCGAGCTGACGGAGCAGCTGCGGTGGCACGTCACCCGGATCGCCGAGGAGAACAACCGCCGCGGCCTGCGGGTCCTCGCCGTCGCCACCCGCACGATCGCCGCCCCGCGGGACACCTACACGGTGGCCGACGAGGACCAGCTGACGCTGGTCGGCTTCCTCGCCTTCCTCGACCCGCCGAAGGCCGACGCCGCCCGGGCCCTGCAGGGCCTGGCCGACAAGGGCATCGCGGTGAAGGTGGTCACCGGGGACAACGACCTCGTGGCCGCCCGGGTCTGCGCCGACGTCGGCATCGAGGTCGGGCACGTGGTGCTCGGCACCGAGATCGACGGCCTCGACGACACCGAACTGCGCGCGCTGGCCGCCCGTACGACGGTCTTCGCCAAGGTCAACCCGGTCCAGAAGGCCCGGATCGTACGGGCCCTGCAGGCCGACGGACACACGGTCGGCTTCCTCGGGGACGGCATCAACGACGCGGCCGCGCTGCGCGACGCCGATGTCGGCATCTCCGTCGACACGGCCGTCGACATCGCCAAGGAGTCGGCGGACATCATCCTGCTGGAGAAGGACCTGACCGTCCTGGAGCAGGGCGTGGTCCAGGGCCGGACCACCTTCGGCAACACGATCAAGTACATCAAGATGACGGCCTCGTCGAACTTCGGCAACGTCTTCTCGGTGCTGGTGGCGAGCGCCTTCATCCCCTTCCAGCCGATGCTGCCGATCATGCTGCTGATGCAGAACCTGGTCTACGACATCGCACAGCTGGCCACCCCCTGGGACCGGATGGACAAGGAGTACCTGCGCAAGCCCCGCAACTGGGACGCCAAGGGCATCGCCCGCTTCATGGTCACCATCGGCCCCATCAGCTCCATCTTCGACATCGCGATGTTCGTGATCATGTGGAACGTCTTCGCCGCGAACAGCGAGGCGAGCCAGTCGCTGTTCCAGTCCGGCTGGTTCATCGAGGGCCTGCTCTCGCAGACCCTGATCGTCCACATGATCCGTACCCGGAAGATCCCGTTCATCCAGTCCCGCGCCTCCTGGCCGGTGATGGTGATGACCGTCCTCGCGGTGCTGACCGGGCTCTGGCTGCCCTTCTCGCCGCTGGCCGCCTCGCTGGGCTTCGTCGCCCTGCCGGCGAGCTACTTCCCGTGGCTGATCGGCGTGCTCCTCGCGTACTGCACGCTCACCCAGCTCGTGAAGACCTGGTACATCCGCACGTTCAACACCTGGCTCTGAGAGCTCGAAGAGGAGGCCGAGCCGATGATGAACGAATGGAGCATGGCCGGGCACCTGACCGCGGCGCTCGGCTTCGGGGCCGCGATCGGGCTGGAGCGGCAGTGGCGGGCCCGGCTGGCGGGCCTGCGGACCAACGCCCTGGTGGCGGGCGGCGCCGCACTGTTCGTCCTGCTCTCGCAGTACGGATTCATCGGCGAGGTCTCCGAGGTGCAGTACGACGGATCGCGGGTCGCCGCCCAGATCGTGTCCGGGATCGGCTTCCTCTGCGCCGGTGTGATCATGCGCGACGGCCTGAGCGTCCGGGGCCTGAACACGGCCGCCACCCTGTGGTGTTCGGCTGCCGTGGGCTGTCTGGCGGGGGTCGGGATGTTCGTCCTGGCCGCC
This genomic window from Streptomyces sp. NBC_01351 contains:
- the mgtA gene encoding magnesium-translocating P-type ATPase; its protein translation is MTMLTPRTPTKLAPPGKARRERKAAELESRTRLVGERLAETSARPGVRVLQDVDSSLGGLTHAEAALRLERHGTNTVAQERTPLWFVQLGKAYWNPFIGVLMFLAAVMYWQDPGDPGVVILSVMVGISGLLRFWQEYRSGRAADALKKLVTTTCAVQRRAGSGSEPTTFEVPMDRVVPGDVVKLAAGDLIPADLRLIRSKDLMVSQAALSGESLPVAKADTLPNDLGRQESTDPVEADNLCLMGTSVTSGTATGVVVATGADTYFGSMAGSLVGERPQTNFDNGVRKVSFLLIRFMLVMVPVVFMINGLTKGDWNEAFLYAIAVAVGLTPEMLPMVVSANLARGAVAMSKRKVVVKRLNAIQNLGAMDVLCTDKTGTLTEDRIVLDRYLDVHGDEDLEVLEYGYLNSHFQTGLRNLMDQAVIDRVNEAEEVVVDARFSMVDEIPFDFARRRMSVVLNRNSLVGGPGRPEHVMITKGAVEEVLDLCTHITDRGEKVELTEQLRWHVTRIAEENNRRGLRVLAVATRTIAAPRDTYTVADEDQLTLVGFLAFLDPPKADAARALQGLADKGIAVKVVTGDNDLVAARVCADVGIEVGHVVLGTEIDGLDDTELRALAARTTVFAKVNPVQKARIVRALQADGHTVGFLGDGINDAAALRDADVGISVDTAVDIAKESADIILLEKDLTVLEQGVVQGRTTFGNTIKYIKMTASSNFGNVFSVLVASAFIPFQPMLPIMLLMQNLVYDIAQLATPWDRMDKEYLRKPRNWDAKGIARFMVTIGPISSIFDIAMFVIMWNVFAANSEASQSLFQSGWFIEGLLSQTLIVHMIRTRKIPFIQSRASWPVMVMTVLAVLTGLWLPFSPLAASLGFVALPASYFPWLIGVLLAYCTLTQLVKTWYIRTFNTWL
- a CDS encoding MgtC/SapB family protein, which gives rise to MMNEWSMAGHLTAALGFGAAIGLERQWRARLAGLRTNALVAGGAALFVLLSQYGFIGEVSEVQYDGSRVAAQIVSGIGFLCAGVIMRDGLSVRGLNTAATLWCSAAVGCLAGVGMFVLAAFGTAGVVGANLLLRPLGRRLDREPRGGAEVATDFHFEAVCLEAEEAHIRHRLVDALARPGYQLREIRSVDGPDPGKVTVSALLTAEGAGGRALEEAVSNLSLDPSVSAVGWAVVPTPSF